The following are encoded together in the Bacillus sp. V2I10 genome:
- a CDS encoding amino acid permease, with protein MDMNLIENQEPTVKRKLKARHMSMIAIGGSIGTGLFLASGATIQSAGPGGSLTAYVCIGIMVYFLMTSLGEMATYMPVSGSFSTYATRFVDPAFGFALGWNYWFNWAVTLAVEIAAAAIIMKFWLPEVPSIIWSALFLGLIFILNALSIRSYGESEYWFALIKVVAIIVFIIIGLLTILGIFGGDMIGFENFTTGEAPFKGGFLSIISIFLIAGFSFQGTELVGIAAGESENPEKNVPNAIRQVFWRILLFYIGAILILGLLIPYTSPSLLSGDLENISVSPFTLVFERAGLAFAASVMNAVVLTSLLSAGNSGLYASTRMLWSMAKDNQAPKFLAKVNRRGIPMNALIITTLIGGLAFLTSVFGDHVFTWLLNASGLTGFIAWIGIAVSHYRFRRAYVAQGGDINELKYKAKWFPFGPILSFILCMVVIAGQNYEAYLSGSIDWYGVAVSYIGLPLFLAIWLGYKVFHKTKLISLKDCHFEKSL; from the coding sequence ATGGACATGAATCTCATTGAAAATCAAGAACCGACAGTTAAAAGAAAATTGAAAGCAAGGCATATGTCTATGATCGCAATTGGAGGTTCTATCGGAACTGGCTTATTTTTGGCAAGTGGTGCAACCATCCAAAGTGCAGGACCTGGCGGATCTCTCACAGCATATGTATGCATAGGAATTATGGTTTATTTTCTTATGACTAGCTTGGGGGAAATGGCGACATATATGCCTGTATCTGGATCATTTTCTACCTATGCTACACGCTTTGTAGATCCCGCATTTGGTTTTGCGCTTGGCTGGAATTATTGGTTTAACTGGGCGGTCACCCTTGCGGTGGAAATAGCTGCGGCAGCTATCATTATGAAATTCTGGCTGCCTGAAGTGCCAAGCATTATTTGGAGTGCATTGTTCCTTGGACTCATCTTTATTCTAAACGCTCTATCCATTAGAAGTTATGGTGAATCAGAATATTGGTTTGCCCTAATAAAAGTCGTGGCCATCATTGTTTTTATCATTATTGGATTATTGACAATCTTGGGGATTTTTGGCGGAGATATGATTGGGTTTGAAAACTTTACTACGGGTGAAGCTCCTTTCAAGGGAGGATTTTTATCGATCATCAGTATCTTTCTTATCGCTGGATTTTCTTTCCAAGGTACAGAACTAGTTGGTATTGCTGCTGGCGAAAGTGAAAATCCTGAAAAAAATGTTCCAAATGCGATTCGCCAAGTATTTTGGCGCATCTTATTGTTTTACATCGGAGCCATTTTAATACTTGGTTTGTTAATTCCATATACGAGTCCAAGTTTATTAAGCGGAGATTTAGAAAATATTTCTGTAAGCCCTTTCACACTCGTTTTTGAACGGGCGGGACTTGCGTTTGCGGCTTCTGTCATGAATGCGGTGGTTTTAACATCGTTACTATCTGCAGGGAACTCTGGGCTTTATGCATCAACTAGGATGTTATGGTCGATGGCAAAAGATAATCAGGCTCCAAAGTTTTTAGCAAAAGTTAACCGCAGAGGAATCCCGATGAATGCTTTGATAATCACGACATTAATTGGAGGACTGGCTTTTTTAACGTCTGTTTTTGGGGATCATGTATTTACATGGCTTTTAAATGCTTCAGGATTAACGGGATTTATCGCTTGGATTGGAATTGCCGTTAGCCATTATCGTTTTAGACGTGCGTACGTAGCACAGGGCGGTGACATAAACGAGTTAAAATACAAAGCAAAATGGTTCCCGTTCGGTCCGATTCTTTCATTTATCCTTTGCATGGTTGTCATTGCAGGACAGAATTACGAGGCGTATTTAAGCGGCAGTATTGACTGGTATGGGGTCGCAGTCTCCTACATTGGTTTACCATTATTTCTAGCGATATGGTTAGGGTACAAGGTTTTTCATAAGACCAAATTAATTTCATTGAAAGATTGTCATTTTGAAAAATCACTGTAG
- a CDS encoding peptidase, translating into MKVPDIKKRIHQWIKDHRKEGTDLLQQLVQAPSTQGNEAAAQAIVAQKLQEMGLQVDIWEPDGVELKKHSYFYSPRSDFSNSPNVAGIMKGSGGGRSIILNGHIDVVPDGDREQWNDDPYSGAIRNGKMFGRGVTDMKGGNVSLILAMQALQESGIQLKGDVIFQSVIEEESGGAGTLSAILKGYKADAALIPEPTNMKIFPKQQGSMWFRILVKGRSAHGGTRYEGVSAIEKSMTVINHIRALEEKRNARISDPLYQNTPIPIPINVGVIEGGNWPSSVPDLVKIEGRMGVAPEETMEQAKNEMAEWLFQIKEVDEWFKDHAPVLEWFGARWVPGAIDAEHELMNTLVHQYRQVAGQDPVIEASPWGTDGGLLTHVGETPAIVFGPGATEVAHYPNEYILLDNVFTTAEIIALTLIQWCGIEGE; encoded by the coding sequence ATAAAAGTGCCAGATATTAAAAAACGCATTCACCAATGGATCAAGGATCATCGGAAAGAAGGAACAGACTTATTGCAACAATTGGTACAAGCTCCCAGTACGCAAGGGAATGAAGCCGCGGCGCAGGCTATCGTCGCCCAAAAACTGCAGGAAATGGGTCTGCAGGTTGATATTTGGGAGCCTGACGGTGTGGAATTGAAAAAGCATTCCTATTTCTATTCTCCTCGCAGCGATTTTTCAAACAGCCCTAATGTGGCGGGAATTATGAAAGGATCCGGAGGAGGCCGCTCCATTATCTTGAACGGACACATCGATGTGGTTCCGGATGGTGATCGGGAACAGTGGAATGACGATCCATACAGCGGAGCTATTAGAAATGGGAAAATGTTTGGGCGTGGCGTAACAGATATGAAAGGAGGCAATGTATCCCTTATTTTGGCTATGCAGGCGTTACAGGAAAGTGGCATCCAATTAAAGGGAGATGTGATTTTTCAAAGTGTGATTGAAGAAGAAAGCGGCGGAGCAGGAACTTTATCAGCCATTTTGAAGGGATACAAAGCCGATGCTGCCCTTATCCCTGAACCGACAAATATGAAGATTTTTCCCAAACAGCAGGGTTCGATGTGGTTCCGTATTCTGGTAAAAGGCCGGTCAGCTCATGGCGGAACAAGGTATGAAGGAGTTAGCGCCATTGAAAAGAGTATGACCGTAATAAATCACATTCGTGCTCTGGAAGAAAAGCGAAATGCACGCATCAGTGATCCGCTTTATCAGAACACACCTATCCCGATTCCAATCAATGTAGGCGTCATTGAAGGCGGTAATTGGCCTTCCTCCGTTCCCGACCTTGTGAAAATTGAAGGAAGAATGGGTGTTGCGCCAGAGGAAACGATGGAGCAGGCGAAGAACGAAATGGCTGAATGGCTGTTCCAGATAAAAGAAGTTGACGAATGGTTTAAGGATCATGCTCCCGTTTTAGAATGGTTCGGAGCACGCTGGGTTCCAGGGGCAATTGACGCGGAACATGAACTGATGAATACGCTCGTCCATCAATATCGGCAAGTTGCTGGACAGGATCCGGTCATTGAAGCTTCTCCGTGGGGGACTGATGGAGGATTGCTGACTCATGTCGGTGAAACGCCTGCAATTGTTTTTGGTCCTGGAGCAACAGAGGTTGCCCATTATCCAAATGAATACATCTTACTAGATAACGTATTTACAACAGCGGAGATTATTGCCCTTACTTTAATTCAATGGTGTGGTATTGAAGGGGAGTAA
- a CDS encoding thiolase family protein yields MNEVVIVAGARTAVGSFGKSLRNVKAAEMGRQVLEGLMEKSGLGKEKVDEVIFGHGYVHGGGLNSARISSQMAGFPQNIPGHIVIKACGSGLKAITSAALTIAAGQEDVIIAGGVESMSNVPYIVKNRWGGKFGNVTMEDALLADGLICSLENEHMGITAERLAEQYGIRREEQDQFAYQSHKKAWKAVAEGRFDQEIIPLKIKDRKGLHIFSQDEGVREDIHLDQLAGLPAVFKNEGTITAGNACPMNDGAAAVLLMSKQQAEENGLKTLLKIKAFASAGVEPGVMGIGPVPATRKALAKAGLLLEDIGLVELNEAFAAQALAVIKELDLNPDIVNVNGGAIALGHPVGATGAKLTVTLMHEMLRSQVKYGMVTLCMAGGMGLSVIYENMCI; encoded by the coding sequence ATGAATGAGGTTGTCATCGTTGCTGGAGCGCGAACCGCAGTAGGATCCTTTGGGAAATCACTCCGGAATGTTAAAGCTGCCGAAATGGGCCGTCAAGTATTGGAAGGCTTAATGGAAAAGTCTGGCTTAGGCAAAGAAAAGGTCGATGAAGTGATCTTTGGACATGGCTATGTCCATGGAGGCGGTCTTAACTCTGCACGGATTTCATCGCAGATGGCGGGTTTCCCGCAAAATATCCCTGGTCACATTGTAATCAAAGCATGCGGATCAGGTTTAAAGGCCATTACCAGTGCGGCTTTAACTATCGCTGCTGGTCAAGAAGATGTAATCATCGCCGGCGGAGTGGAGAGCATGAGCAATGTGCCTTATATCGTGAAAAATAGATGGGGCGGTAAATTTGGAAACGTAACGATGGAGGATGCTCTGCTGGCAGATGGATTAATATGCTCCTTAGAAAATGAGCATATGGGAATAACAGCTGAACGTCTGGCTGAACAATACGGTATCCGTCGCGAGGAACAGGATCAATTTGCTTATCAAAGCCACAAGAAGGCCTGGAAAGCTGTAGCAGAAGGTCGCTTTGATCAAGAAATTATTCCGCTTAAAATCAAGGATCGAAAAGGGCTTCATATCTTCAGCCAAGACGAAGGGGTTCGTGAGGACATTCATCTGGATCAACTAGCCGGCCTTCCTGCAGTATTCAAAAATGAAGGAACCATTACGGCAGGTAATGCCTGTCCCATGAATGATGGAGCAGCAGCTGTACTATTAATGTCCAAGCAGCAAGCAGAAGAAAATGGATTAAAAACGCTTTTGAAAATCAAGGCTTTCGCCAGTGCAGGTGTCGAACCGGGAGTTATGGGGATCGGACCTGTACCAGCGACTCGAAAAGCATTGGCAAAAGCAGGTCTATTGTTAGAGGATATCGGCCTGGTTGAACTTAATGAAGCCTTTGCTGCCCAAGCACTTGCCGTGATCAAGGAGTTAGATTTGAATCCGGATATCGTCAATGTCAATGGAGGGGCAATTGCACTTGGACACCCTGTAGGAGCAACAGGTGCAAAATTGACAGTCACACTGATGCATGAAATGCTGCGTTCTCAGGTTAAGTACGGAATGGTAACGTTGTGTATGGCAGGCGGAATGGGACTTTCAGTTATTTATGAGAATATGTGCATTTAA
- a CDS encoding 3-oxoacid CoA-transferase subunit B codes for MGMGVDVRNRIAKRAAKEIHDGLIVNLGIGIPTLVADHLPQDIHVLFHAENGVLGTGPSPNPGQEDPALCNAGGFPITTVTGASYFDSATAFGMIRRGYIDITILGALEVSEKGDLANWIVPGKRVPGMGGAMELAQKAKKVIVLMNHVNKQGESKILKECTLPLTARRSVDLIITDMAVMEVKKEGLVLKEVMAPYTVDEVIANTEATLKIPAVVNSIE; via the coding sequence ATGGGCATGGGAGTAGATGTACGAAATCGCATCGCCAAACGCGCTGCCAAGGAAATCCATGATGGATTAATCGTCAATTTAGGTATTGGCATTCCTACTTTAGTCGCCGATCATTTACCTCAAGATATCCATGTGCTGTTCCATGCGGAAAACGGTGTCCTTGGGACAGGACCCAGTCCGAATCCGGGGCAAGAAGATCCTGCTCTCTGTAACGCAGGAGGGTTCCCGATTACGACCGTAACAGGGGCTTCTTACTTTGACAGTGCAACTGCATTTGGCATGATTCGTCGAGGATACATCGATATTACCATCCTTGGTGCATTGGAAGTTAGTGAAAAAGGGGATTTGGCCAACTGGATTGTCCCAGGCAAACGGGTGCCGGGAATGGGCGGAGCTATGGAGCTTGCCCAAAAAGCCAAAAAGGTGATTGTCTTGATGAATCACGTGAATAAGCAGGGTGAATCAAAGATATTAAAGGAATGTACGCTTCCTTTAACCGCAAGACGAAGTGTAGATTTAATCATTACCGATATGGCTGTCATGGAGGTTAAAAAAGAGGGATTGGTGCTGAAGGAAGTTATGGCACCTTATACAGTGGATGAAGTGATTGCGAATACAGAGGCGACGCTTAAAATCCCGGCTGTTGTCAACAGCATTGAATAG
- a CDS encoding CoA transferase subunit A — translation MKQAIAKKNKIVPIEEALKHINDGCTLMYGGFGGVGTPPTLIQGILNKGVKELTLIGNDAGFPDIGIGRLVSDERAKKVIASHIGSNPNAGRLMNEGKLQVEFSPQGTLAERIRAGGVGLGGIFVDIGIGTIAEEGKDKIVIDGKEYLIETALTSEVSVVYAKKADPLGNLVYDKSARNFNPLVAMAGAFTIAEVEEIVPAGELDPECIATPGIYVDMVIPTKGVNWKWAWE, via the coding sequence ATGAAGCAAGCCATTGCGAAAAAAAACAAAATTGTACCCATAGAAGAAGCACTCAAGCATATCAACGATGGATGTACACTCATGTATGGAGGGTTTGGGGGAGTGGGGACTCCGCCAACACTCATACAGGGCATCCTGAACAAGGGCGTTAAGGAACTAACTTTGATTGGCAATGATGCAGGATTCCCTGATATCGGAATTGGCCGGCTAGTGTCTGATGAAAGAGCCAAAAAGGTCATCGCCTCTCATATCGGATCCAATCCTAATGCGGGCCGGCTCATGAATGAAGGAAAGCTGCAAGTGGAATTCTCTCCGCAAGGGACATTAGCTGAAAGGATTCGTGCAGGCGGAGTAGGCTTGGGCGGGATTTTTGTCGATATCGGGATTGGCACGATAGCTGAAGAAGGCAAGGACAAAATCGTAATTGACGGAAAGGAATATTTGATCGAAACGGCTTTAACCTCGGAAGTGAGTGTTGTCTATGCCAAAAAGGCAGATCCGCTTGGAAATTTGGTGTATGACAAGAGTGCCCGCAACTTCAATCCGCTGGTAGCGATGGCAGGAGCCTTTACCATTGCAGAAGTCGAAGAAATTGTTCCGGCAGGCGAATTGGATCCGGAGTGTATTGCCACGCCAGGTATTTATGTAGATATGGTAATTCCAACAAAAGGGGTGAATTGGAAATGGGCATGGGAGTAG
- a CDS encoding ferredoxin translates to MAKYTWVDKDTCIACGACGGTAPDIYDFDEQGLAFVVLDENQGIAEIPEILHDDMHEALEGCPTESILIQDEPFNR, encoded by the coding sequence ATGGCTAAATACACATGGGTAGATAAAGATACTTGTATTGCCTGTGGAGCATGCGGTGGAACAGCACCTGATATTTATGACTTTGACGAACAGGGACTTGCTTTCGTTGTCTTGGACGAAAATCAGGGGATTGCCGAAATTCCTGAGATTCTTCATGATGACATGCATGAAGCATTGGAAGGCTGCCCTACAGAATCAATTCTCATTCAGGATGAACCTTTTAATAGGTAA
- the ablB gene encoding putative beta-lysine N-acetyltransferase, with product MSVQNLPFFTRIETGECFTIELFLDHANLRLRIDDYQGNIKKAIARALVIAQEHGFTKVILKARQEDLSAILAHGFMLEGKLNRYFNGNDAYCMALYFTNERRTSDYWMKEDKILKEIIEIPRLIEKPQIPENYSLRFAAVEDAHELANLYSTIFETYPTPMNDEHYIKKVIEEGTIFSVIQYEGSIVSAASAEVNDIYHNAELTDCATIPHHRKHGFMKVLISALEQELIRQNIYCAYSLARGLSMGMNAVFHQLGYEYGGRLTKNCNIWDKYEDMNIWVKDLSS from the coding sequence ATGTCTGTTCAAAACCTGCCTTTTTTCACCCGAATTGAGACTGGGGAATGTTTTACGATAGAGCTCTTTCTTGATCATGCGAATCTTCGCTTACGCATTGATGATTATCAAGGAAATATCAAAAAAGCGATAGCTCGAGCACTGGTCATCGCTCAGGAACATGGTTTTACAAAAGTGATCCTTAAAGCTAGACAGGAAGATTTATCTGCGATATTGGCTCATGGATTTATGCTGGAGGGGAAATTGAATAGGTATTTTAATGGGAATGATGCTTATTGCATGGCATTGTATTTTACCAATGAGAGGCGAACAAGCGACTATTGGATGAAAGAAGACAAAATTCTAAAAGAAATCATTGAGATTCCCAGGCTGATAGAAAAGCCGCAAATCCCTGAAAATTACTCCCTTCGATTTGCTGCAGTTGAAGATGCACACGAGCTGGCAAATTTATATAGTACAATTTTTGAAACCTATCCAACACCAATGAATGATGAGCATTATATAAAAAAAGTGATAGAAGAAGGTACGATCTTCAGTGTTATCCAGTATGAAGGATCCATCGTGAGTGCCGCATCCGCGGAGGTAAATGATATCTATCATAATGCTGAGCTAACAGACTGTGCGACTATCCCTCATCATAGAAAGCATGGTTTTATGAAGGTGCTTATCTCGGCATTAGAACAAGAACTTATCAGGCAAAATATTTATTGTGCCTATTCGTTAGCACGAGGTTTGTCAATGGGCATGAACGCCGTTTTTCACCAGCTGGGATATGAATATGGAGGAAGATTAACAAAGAATTGCAATATTTGGGATAAGTATGAGGATATGAATATTTGGGTTAAAGATTTATCTTCTTGA
- a CDS encoding YokU family protein: protein MDCLWCNAPNVEESEKKDCYWIMPDGKRSIKVLQVPALNCPNCGIYVSDLMNQKVDEALYIYDVSEYPDEFTYEQLLSAPVKKLFNWK from the coding sequence ATGGATTGCTTGTGGTGTAATGCCCCAAACGTGGAGGAAAGTGAAAAGAAGGATTGTTACTGGATTATGCCTGATGGCAAACGATCAATAAAGGTTCTTCAAGTTCCAGCTCTGAACTGTCCGAATTGCGGAATCTATGTGTCTGACTTGATGAATCAAAAGGTGGATGAAGCTTTATATATATATGACGTGAGTGAGTATCCTGATGAGTTTACGTATGAACAGCTTCTTTCAGCCCCTGTAAAGAAATTGTTTAATTGGAAATAG
- the ablA gene encoding lysine 2,3-aminomutase: MDLKRKEYLGGRRHYNEIELWKDVTEEKWNDWLWQLTNTIKTLDDLKKVVNLTPDEEEGVRISTQTIPLNITPYYASLMNPDDPRCPIRLQSVPLSAEMNKTRYDLEDPLHEDEDSPVPGLTHRYPDRVLFLVTNQCSMYCRYCTRRRFSGQVGMGVPKKQLDAAIEYIRNTPEVRDVLISGGDGLLINDKILEYVLSNLRAIPHVEIIRIGTRAPVVFPQRITENLCNILKKYHPIWLNTHFNHSLELTEEAKKACDMLSMAGVPLGNQAVILAGINDSVHIMKKLMHDCVKARVRPYYIYQCDLSEGIGHFRAPVSKGLEIIEALRGHTSGYAVPTFVVDAPGGGGKIALTPNYLLSQSPDKVVLRNFEGVITSYPEPKNYIPGSADAYFDEVYGTEERKEAVGIAALMTDEKFNLVPEGLRRLDKRKAYESTEEHASLKDRRDKRDEMKEKLMKAQEKKNQPTV, translated from the coding sequence ATGGACTTAAAACGTAAAGAATACCTTGGTGGACGCAGACACTATAATGAGATTGAGCTGTGGAAAGATGTAACGGAAGAGAAATGGAATGATTGGCTCTGGCAATTAACAAATACAATTAAAACTCTGGATGATCTGAAAAAAGTTGTGAACTTGACACCTGATGAAGAAGAAGGGGTTCGAATTTCGACTCAAACAATTCCTTTAAATATTACGCCTTACTATGCATCCTTAATGAATCCGGATGATCCTCGCTGCCCGATTCGTTTACAGTCTGTACCGCTTTCGGCAGAAATGAACAAGACCAGATATGATTTGGAAGATCCGCTGCATGAGGATGAAGATTCCCCAGTGCCAGGTCTGACGCATCGTTATCCGGACCGCGTTCTATTTCTTGTCACGAACCAATGCTCTATGTATTGCCGTTATTGTACTCGCCGTCGCTTTTCCGGTCAGGTTGGCATGGGGGTTCCTAAGAAGCAATTAGACGCAGCGATTGAATATATTCGAAATACTCCAGAAGTGAGAGACGTTCTGATTTCAGGAGGAGATGGTCTGTTAATCAATGATAAGATTCTCGAATACGTATTAAGTAATTTACGTGCTATCCCACATGTGGAAATCATCCGGATTGGTACTCGTGCACCGGTCGTTTTTCCGCAGCGGATTACAGAGAATTTATGCAATATTTTGAAAAAATATCATCCAATCTGGTTAAATACGCATTTCAATCATTCACTTGAACTGACGGAAGAAGCGAAAAAGGCATGTGATATGCTGTCGATGGCTGGAGTGCCGCTTGGTAATCAGGCTGTCATTCTTGCTGGGATTAACGATAGTGTTCATATCATGAAAAAGCTTATGCACGACTGTGTTAAAGCTAGAGTAAGACCTTATTACATTTATCAATGTGATTTATCTGAAGGGATTGGCCATTTCCGTGCCCCGGTTTCTAAAGGACTGGAAATCATCGAAGCGCTTCGCGGCCATACATCAGGATATGCGGTGCCGACCTTTGTGGTAGACGCTCCTGGAGGAGGAGGGAAAATCGCCTTGACTCCGAATTACCTCCTTTCACAAAGTCCTGATAAAGTGGTCTTACGAAACTTTGAAGGAGTTATCACAAGCTATCCGGAGCCGAAGAACTACATTCCTGGAAGTGCAGATGCTTACTTTGATGAGGTGTATGGTACGGAAGAAAGAAAAGAAGCCGTGGGAATCGCTGCTCTCATGACAGACGAAAAATTCAATTTGGTACCAGAAGGCCTCCGCCGCCTCGACAAGAGAAAAGCGTATGAGAGTACTGAGGAACATGCATCCTTAAAAGATCGCCGTGATAAACGGGATGAAATGAAAGAAAAATTGATGAAAGCTCAAGAAAAAAAGAATCAGCCGACGGTGTAG
- a CDS encoding sigma-54-dependent Fis family transcriptional regulator yields MKSLANQFSTQFEWILNVINVGVHIVNKDGDTVFYNEMMAHIDGLNREQVLGKNIFQLYPSLTDESSTLYLALGKGIETNESIQTYVNLKGEKITSINSTYSLYEEGKVIGAVEIAKDITKVMSMYDQIVDLRSQLAETHKKSKFFAGTATYHFSDLIGDSPAFQEAISLAKKAARTHSPVMIYGPTGTGKELIAQSIHNVSARRNQPFIAQNCAAVPKELMEGLLFGTTKGAFTGAVDRLGIFEQASGGTLFLDELNSLDLGLQAKLLRVLQEGEIRRVGGSKEQKINVKIIAAMNISPDEALERGIIRSDLFFRLNVVTIQMPSLLERKEDIPDIVNHFIHKFNRSFVSDVRGISRKAMQRMLQYPWPGNIRELGHAIELAFNVMDAGEKTIDEHHLPAYLFPSGKYSASNTQNLLPPLKNEIDLPVVLEEIERDMIINMFEKCNGNISKTAEALNIKRQGLQYKLNKYGIEKVYTGRTRE; encoded by the coding sequence ATGAAATCTTTAGCAAACCAGTTTTCCACTCAATTTGAATGGATATTAAATGTGATTAATGTTGGTGTCCATATTGTTAATAAGGATGGAGATACCGTATTCTACAATGAAATGATGGCTCATATCGATGGGCTGAATCGTGAACAGGTGTTAGGAAAAAATATCTTTCAGCTGTATCCATCCTTAACGGATGAATCCAGTACGCTGTATTTGGCATTGGGAAAAGGCATAGAAACGAATGAGTCTATTCAAACCTATGTCAATTTAAAAGGGGAAAAAATAACTTCTATTAATAGCACGTATTCTTTATACGAGGAAGGCAAAGTGATTGGAGCAGTGGAAATCGCCAAGGATATTACAAAGGTCATGAGCATGTACGATCAAATTGTGGATTTGCGTTCTCAGCTGGCCGAGACCCACAAGAAAAGCAAGTTCTTTGCAGGTACAGCCACATATCATTTTAGTGATTTAATTGGGGACAGCCCTGCTTTTCAAGAAGCTATTTCATTGGCGAAAAAAGCGGCTCGTACACATTCTCCAGTAATGATTTATGGACCTACAGGAACAGGAAAAGAACTAATTGCCCAAAGTATACATAATGTAAGTGCTCGGAGAAATCAGCCATTCATTGCGCAAAATTGTGCTGCTGTTCCAAAGGAATTAATGGAGGGTCTGCTGTTTGGTACAACGAAAGGGGCTTTTACGGGAGCGGTGGACCGTCTGGGTATTTTTGAACAGGCAAGTGGCGGTACCTTGTTTCTTGATGAACTGAATAGCCTAGACCTTGGTCTGCAGGCAAAATTGCTGCGAGTTTTACAAGAAGGGGAAATACGCCGTGTTGGAGGATCGAAGGAGCAGAAAATTAATGTAAAAATCATTGCTGCGATGAATATTTCTCCAGATGAGGCGTTAGAGCGGGGAATTATTCGCTCAGATTTATTTTTCCGTCTAAATGTTGTGACAATCCAAATGCCATCTCTACTGGAACGCAAAGAAGATATTCCTGACATCGTAAATCACTTTATTCACAAATTCAATCGATCATTCGTTTCGGATGTACGAGGGATCAGCCGAAAAGCTATGCAACGGATGCTTCAATATCCATGGCCGGGGAACATTCGGGAATTGGGTCATGCTATAGAGTTAGCTTTTAACGTCATGGACGCGGGGGAAAAAACAATTGATGAACATCATCTTCCTGCTTATTTATTCCCATCAGGAAAGTATTCCGCATCAAATACGCAGAACCTTCTTCCTCCATTAAAAAATGAGATTGATTTACCTGTTGTACTGGAAGAAATAGAAAGGGATATGATTATAAATATGTTTGAGAAATGCAACGGGAATATCAGCAAAACAGCTGAGGCACTCAATATAAAGAGACAGGGTTTACAGTATAAGCTGAACAAATACGGTATTGAGAAAGTATATACCGGGAGAACAAGGGAATAA